One region of Ardenticatena maritima genomic DNA includes:
- the icd gene encoding isocitrate dehydrogenase (NADP(+)): MDFKTFTVPSEGERITWEGDRLVVPDKPIIPFIMGDGIGTDVTPAMQRILDAAVEKAYNGARKIVWVEVYAGERARDKTGEWLPDETLKAFEYFYVGIKGPLTTPVGGGIRSLNVAIRQRLDLYANVRPVYYIPGLPSPVKHPEKMNMVLFREATEDVYAGIEWQAGTPEAVKFLTFLRDEMGVNLDNIEATGVGVKPISEFKTKRLVRQAIRYALQRNRSSVTLVHKGNIMKFTEGAFRDWGYELAREEFGDQTITEDELWEKYNGERPAGKVVMKDRIADNMLQQLLTRTDEYDVLALPNLNGDYLSDAAAAQVGGLGIAHGANIGDRVAVFEAVHGTAPKYAGQNKVNPTALTLSGVMMLEHMGWDEAAQLVRKGIAAAIQDKVVTYDLARQMEGATKVGTAEFADAVIERM; the protein is encoded by the coding sequence ATGGACTTCAAAACATTCACCGTTCCAAGTGAAGGCGAACGTATTACGTGGGAAGGCGACCGCCTGGTCGTCCCTGACAAACCCATCATCCCCTTCATCATGGGCGACGGCATCGGCACAGACGTGACGCCCGCCATGCAACGCATTCTGGATGCCGCCGTCGAAAAAGCCTACAACGGCGCGCGCAAAATCGTCTGGGTGGAAGTCTATGCCGGTGAACGCGCCCGCGACAAAACGGGCGAATGGCTGCCCGACGAAACGCTGAAAGCCTTTGAATACTTCTACGTCGGTATCAAGGGGCCGCTCACCACGCCCGTCGGCGGCGGTATTCGCAGCCTGAATGTCGCCATTCGCCAGCGGCTCGACCTGTACGCCAACGTGCGCCCGGTTTACTACATCCCCGGTTTGCCCAGCCCGGTGAAGCACCCCGAAAAGATGAACATGGTGCTCTTCCGCGAAGCCACCGAAGACGTGTACGCCGGGATTGAATGGCAAGCCGGCACGCCCGAAGCCGTGAAATTCCTCACGTTCTTGCGCGATGAAATGGGCGTGAACCTTGACAACATCGAAGCCACCGGCGTGGGCGTCAAGCCCATCAGCGAATTCAAGACCAAGCGGCTGGTGCGCCAAGCCATTCGCTACGCCCTGCAACGCAACCGCTCCAGCGTGACCCTGGTGCACAAAGGCAACATCATGAAATTCACTGAAGGCGCCTTCCGCGACTGGGGCTACGAACTGGCGCGCGAAGAATTTGGCGACCAGACCATCACCGAAGATGAGTTGTGGGAAAAATACAACGGGGAACGCCCGGCAGGCAAAGTTGTCATGAAAGACCGCATCGCCGACAACATGCTCCAACAGTTGCTCACCCGCACCGACGAATACGACGTGCTGGCGCTTCCCAACCTCAACGGTGACTACCTGAGCGACGCCGCCGCTGCACAAGTCGGCGGTTTGGGGATTGCCCACGGCGCTAACATTGGCGACCGCGTGGCGGTCTTTGAAGCCGTCCACGGGACAGCCCCCAAGTATGCCGGGCAAAACAAGGTCAACCCCACAGCGCTCACGCTCAGCGGCGTAATGATGCTGGAACACATGGGCTGGGACGAAGCCGCGCAATTGGTGCGCAAGGGGATTGCCGCCGCCATTCAAGACAAGGTGGTGACGTATGACCTCGCGCGCCAAATGGAAGGCGCGACCAAAGTCGGCACTGCCGAATTTGCCGACGCGGTCATCGAACGCATGTAA
- a CDS encoding HAD family hydrolase, with protein sequence MKLILFDIDKTILDAHGAGRRALERTLLHILGHTAGLDQVAFGGKTDPMIVREALALGGLPSADVPHLSRQILRHYPGELAREFAATPANRRITVLPGARTLIETLSKRDDVLLGLLTGNLEACAWLKLQVAHLHTFFTFGAFGDDGETRDDLPTVALQRAWEESEHHFKAADVILIGDTPRDVRCAHIIGGRSLAVATGPFNAEALRAAGADIVLPSLADTEQVMQALGLAEPPQAE encoded by the coding sequence ATGAAACTGATTTTATTTGACATTGATAAAACTATCCTCGACGCCCACGGTGCAGGACGACGGGCGTTGGAACGCACCTTGCTCCACATTCTGGGGCATACTGCGGGGCTCGATCAGGTCGCGTTTGGTGGCAAAACCGACCCCATGATTGTGCGCGAAGCGTTGGCATTGGGGGGGCTTCCATCCGCTGACGTGCCCCACCTCTCACGCCAAATCCTGCGCCACTATCCGGGCGAACTCGCCCGCGAATTTGCCGCCACACCCGCCAACAGGCGCATCACGGTGCTGCCGGGAGCCCGCACACTGATTGAGACGCTTTCAAAGCGCGATGATGTGCTCCTGGGTTTGCTGACCGGAAATCTCGAAGCCTGTGCATGGCTCAAACTCCAGGTAGCCCATCTGCATACTTTCTTCACGTTTGGTGCATTTGGCGACGATGGCGAAACGCGCGACGATTTGCCCACGGTGGCCTTACAACGCGCCTGGGAAGAAAGCGAACACCATTTCAAAGCAGCCGATGTTATCCTCATTGGCGATACGCCGCGCGATGTGCGTTGCGCACACATCATTGGCGGGCGGAGCCTCGCCGTCGCCACAGGGCCGTTCAACGCCGAAGCGTTGCGCGCCGCGGGCGCGGACATTGTGCTGCCTTCACTTGCCGACACAGAACAGGTCATGCAAGCCCTCGGGCTTGCTGAGCCCCCCCAAGCGGAGTAA
- a CDS encoding DUF1385 domain-containing protein, with protein sequence MSSEFNYGGQAVIEGVMMRGARHMAVAVRAPNGRIEILSEPLTSPIYTSRWGKLPFVRGVALLWDALGLGTRALIWSANIALEEEEEAQQLEGASAWGMVAVSLLLGIGLFFVVPLLITHWLDQFITSPLVSNLVEGLIRLAMLIGYIAAIGRMEDVQRVFAYHGAEHKTINAFEDGAPLTPQHVRPYSLLHPRCGTGFLLVVVVVSILVFALLGRPALPARLASRIGLIPLIAGISYEFIRWSARHSTNRWVRLLIWPSLMLQKLTTREPDDSMLEVAIAALQDVLAHEGVHEDESRDAVSPQTVLTQS encoded by the coding sequence ATGTCATCAGAATTCAACTACGGCGGACAAGCGGTCATCGAAGGGGTCATGATGCGTGGCGCGCGCCATATGGCGGTAGCGGTGCGCGCACCCAACGGCCGCATTGAAATCCTGAGCGAACCGCTTACGTCCCCGATTTACACCAGCCGCTGGGGCAAACTGCCCTTTGTGCGCGGTGTCGCCCTTTTGTGGGACGCGCTCGGTCTGGGTACACGCGCGCTCATCTGGTCGGCGAATATCGCGCTTGAGGAGGAAGAAGAGGCACAGCAACTTGAAGGGGCCAGCGCCTGGGGAATGGTAGCGGTTTCACTCTTGTTGGGGATTGGCCTTTTCTTCGTCGTGCCCTTGCTCATCACCCATTGGCTGGACCAATTCATCACCTCGCCACTGGTCAGCAACCTTGTGGAGGGGCTGATTCGGCTTGCCATGCTGATTGGCTACATCGCCGCTATTGGGCGCATGGAAGATGTGCAACGTGTATTCGCCTATCACGGCGCAGAGCACAAAACCATCAACGCCTTTGAAGACGGCGCACCTCTGACACCCCAACATGTGCGCCCGTACAGCCTGCTCCACCCCCGTTGTGGAACCGGCTTCTTGCTGGTGGTAGTGGTTGTCAGCATTCTCGTGTTTGCCCTGCTGGGACGCCCTGCCTTGCCGGCGCGCCTTGCCTCGCGCATTGGACTGATTCCACTGATTGCCGGCATCAGCTACGAATTCATCCGTTGGAGCGCCCGGCACAGCACAAACCGCTGGGTGCGCCTGCTCATCTGGCCCAGCCTGATGCTGCAAAAACTCACAACCCGCGAGCCGGACGACAGCATGCTGGAAGTTGCGATTGCCGCGCTGCAAGACGTCCTCGCGCACGAAGGTGTGCACGAGGACGAAAGCCGTGACGCCGTATCGCCGCAAACCGTTCTGACCCAATCATAA
- a CDS encoding MFS transporter, with the protein MHRAQESSMTTHDHTEPIGYLELIRENRNFRALWLGQIVSLLGDWFNLIGSASLVATLTQSGFAVGGLFIVRMLAPFIVSPVAGVVADRYNRKQVLIITDLARAVIVLGFLLVRRPEHVWLLYALTALQLSVSGFFFPTRSAILPDIVPRNGLGAANAISSATWSVMLSLGAALGGLVAGQFGIYTAFVVDALTFLLSAFFIMQVRYTSVPTLDGTMTLATAIRDYIEGLAYLRHHFDILMIALQKTFVALAVSGGFQVVQVVMAEQIYPIGEGGSTSLGLMYAVVGVGTGVGPILARAFTGDREWPLRWAILVSYFLSAVGLLLIAPLGAFWVVLLGMLLRGVGGGIGWVFSTQLLLDLLPDRVRGRVFSTEFAMFTLANAVGAAVVGRALDLSISLSLLMLAMAGLSIVSALVWGAWLLMMRRRA; encoded by the coding sequence ATGCACCGAGCCCAGGAGTCATCTATGACCACACACGACCATACGGAGCCTATCGGCTATCTGGAACTTATTCGCGAAAACCGTAACTTTCGCGCCCTTTGGCTGGGGCAAATTGTCAGCCTGCTGGGGGATTGGTTCAACCTGATTGGTTCCGCCTCGCTCGTTGCCACGCTCACCCAATCGGGGTTTGCCGTAGGCGGTCTCTTCATCGTGCGCATGCTGGCGCCCTTCATCGTGAGCCCGGTGGCGGGGGTGGTCGCCGACCGCTATAACCGCAAGCAGGTGCTCATCATCACCGACCTGGCGCGCGCTGTGATCGTGCTGGGGTTCTTGCTGGTGCGCCGCCCTGAACATGTGTGGTTGCTGTACGCCCTCACCGCCCTGCAACTCAGCGTCAGCGGCTTTTTCTTTCCCACCCGCTCCGCCATTCTGCCGGACATCGTCCCACGCAACGGGCTGGGCGCCGCCAACGCCATCAGCTCCGCCACCTGGTCGGTCATGTTGTCGCTTGGCGCGGCGTTAGGGGGGCTGGTCGCCGGGCAATTTGGTATTTACACCGCCTTTGTGGTGGACGCGCTCACCTTTCTTCTGTCGGCGTTCTTCATTATGCAAGTGCGCTATACCAGCGTCCCCACGCTTGACGGCACCATGACGCTTGCCACCGCCATACGCGATTACATCGAAGGGCTGGCGTATCTGCGGCACCATTTCGATATTTTGATGATTGCCCTGCAAAAAACCTTCGTCGCGCTGGCTGTTTCAGGCGGGTTTCAAGTTGTGCAGGTTGTGATGGCGGAGCAGATTTACCCCATCGGCGAAGGCGGCAGCACCAGCTTGGGGCTCATGTACGCCGTCGTGGGGGTCGGCACGGGCGTTGGGCCCATTTTGGCACGCGCATTCACGGGCGACCGCGAATGGCCCTTGCGGTGGGCTATCCTCGTCTCCTACTTCCTCTCGGCGGTTGGATTGCTCCTCATTGCGCCGCTGGGCGCGTTTTGGGTGGTGCTTCTGGGCATGTTGTTGCGCGGCGTGGGGGGCGGCATTGGGTGGGTCTTCTCCACCCAGCTCCTGCTCGACCTGTTACCCGACCGTGTGCGCGGGCGTGTCTTTTCCACCGAGTTTGCCATGTTCACCCTCGCCAACGCCGTCGGCGCGGCTGTGGTGGGGCGTGCGCTAGACCTTTCGATCTCGCTCAGTCTGCTCATGCTGGCGATGGCGGGGCTTTCGATTGTGTCGGCGCTGGTCTGGGGCGCGTGGTTGTTGATGATGCGCCGCCGAGCATAA
- a CDS encoding energy-coupling factor transporter transmembrane component T family protein has protein sequence MFFDLYCPQRGWLHRLDPRTKFGVALFGATLYITQNDVRLLVALLALQHLLFLSGRIPMARLLWVWRQLVRLLLFIMLVWPWFAGRGGHVWVEIGPLALTSAGVADAAAIAIRIVGMSLWVFFILFTTRQSHLVQGLVQLGLPFEWGLILAIALRYIPTFFFTIQHIRDAQAARAWEPRGNIVERLRGMIPLLVAFIVNVVRTGDTLAMALATRGVGRGTPRTSRIQLRMHPLDWSMLSVSLILAITLTLLA, from the coding sequence ATGTTCTTCGACCTGTACTGCCCCCAGCGCGGCTGGCTTCACAGACTCGACCCACGCACCAAATTTGGGGTCGCCCTGTTTGGCGCGACCCTCTACATCACCCAAAACGATGTGCGCCTGCTTGTCGCGTTGCTGGCGCTCCAGCATCTGCTCTTCCTCAGCGGCCGTATTCCCATGGCGCGCCTGCTCTGGGTTTGGCGGCAACTCGTGCGCTTGCTCCTCTTCATCATGCTCGTGTGGCCCTGGTTCGCCGGACGCGGTGGGCACGTTTGGGTAGAAATCGGCCCCTTGGCGCTGACATCCGCCGGCGTGGCGGACGCCGCCGCCATTGCCATCCGCATTGTCGGCATGTCATTGTGGGTCTTCTTCATTCTCTTCACCACGCGCCAATCGCACCTTGTCCAAGGGCTTGTACAACTCGGCCTGCCCTTTGAGTGGGGGCTCATTCTGGCGATTGCCCTGCGCTACATTCCCACCTTCTTCTTCACCATCCAACACATTCGCGACGCCCAAGCGGCGCGCGCCTGGGAGCCACGCGGTAATATCGTGGAACGCTTGCGCGGGATGATTCCGCTTCTGGTCGCCTTTATCGTCAACGTGGTACGCACAGGCGACACACTCGCCATGGCGCTCGCCACACGCGGCGTTGGGCGCGGCACACCGCGCACCAGCCGCATCCAACTGCGTATGCACCCACTCGATTGGAGCATGCTCAGCGTGAGCCTCATCCTCGCCATCACACTCACCCTTTTGGCCTGA
- a CDS encoding DUF4139 domain-containing protein, with protein MSTKIVSRLVRQLFLVVLVFVGACSLVKETSQPTPTTTTSSRRAPETDSAGLIPSAQAQNENMALTVYNQDLALVRDVRSLSLSAGVNEVRFADVAERIDPTSVHVRSLTDPTGTRILEQNFDYDLVGSQKVLEKYIDRAIGLVTDDGTTYEGTLLSAQNDIVLQTETGIVVVRRDAIRQFDFPELPEGLITRPSLVWLVETEQTGEQDIEVTYMTGGISWRADYVVQLNEDDTQADLNGWVTVENQSGATYENAKLKLVAGDVNVVQEKLGVMRDVMAEEMAVATPQVEERQLFEYHLYDVQRPVTVRNNQTKQIEFTSASGINVEKIFVYDGAPGFGFYGYAITDPSYGASSTPDVNIYLDMANSEENGLGIPLPAGRVRVYKADVDGTLQFIGEDEIDHTPRDEQVRLRLGNAFDIVGERRQTNFRKLGDDVIEESFEITIRNHKDEAVEVRVVEHMFRWSEWEITRESAEHTKLDQGTVEWRVNVPANGEATVTYTVRYEF; from the coding sequence ATGTCAACAAAAATCGTTTCACGTCTGGTCAGGCAATTGTTCCTGGTTGTGTTGGTCTTTGTCGGCGCATGCAGCCTCGTCAAAGAGACATCCCAACCCACGCCAACGACCACCACCAGCTCGCGCCGCGCACCGGAGACAGATTCCGCCGGCTTGATCCCCAGCGCTCAAGCCCAAAACGAAAACATGGCGCTCACCGTCTACAATCAGGATTTGGCGCTCGTGCGTGATGTGCGCTCGCTTTCGCTCAGCGCCGGCGTCAACGAAGTGCGGTTCGCCGATGTGGCCGAGCGAATTGACCCCACAAGTGTGCATGTGCGCTCCCTCACCGACCCCACGGGCACACGCATTCTGGAACAGAACTTCGATTATGACCTCGTCGGGAGCCAAAAGGTGCTCGAAAAATACATTGACCGCGCCATTGGACTGGTCACCGACGACGGGACAACCTACGAAGGCACGCTCTTGTCGGCGCAAAACGATATCGTCTTGCAAACGGAAACAGGCATCGTCGTGGTACGCCGCGACGCTATTCGCCAATTTGATTTTCCTGAACTCCCCGAAGGGCTGATTACACGCCCTTCGCTCGTCTGGCTGGTTGAGACCGAGCAAACGGGCGAACAGGACATCGAAGTCACGTACATGACCGGCGGCATTTCCTGGCGCGCCGATTATGTGGTGCAACTCAACGAAGACGACACCCAAGCCGACCTGAACGGCTGGGTGACGGTTGAAAACCAGAGCGGCGCCACGTATGAAAACGCCAAATTGAAACTGGTGGCGGGAGATGTGAACGTCGTCCAAGAGAAGTTAGGCGTCATGCGCGACGTCATGGCTGAAGAAATGGCCGTCGCAACGCCCCAGGTCGAAGAACGCCAACTCTTTGAGTACCATCTCTACGATGTCCAGCGCCCGGTCACCGTCCGCAACAACCAGACCAAGCAAATTGAATTTACCAGCGCCTCAGGCATCAACGTCGAAAAAATCTTCGTGTATGACGGCGCGCCCGGCTTTGGCTTCTACGGCTACGCCATCACCGACCCATCCTATGGGGCATCCTCAACCCCCGATGTGAACATCTACCTGGACATGGCAAATTCCGAAGAGAACGGGTTGGGCATTCCGCTTCCCGCAGGGCGCGTCCGTGTGTACAAAGCCGACGTGGACGGCACGTTGCAATTCATCGGTGAAGACGAAATTGACCACACGCCGCGCGATGAACAAGTGCGCCTGCGCTTGGGCAACGCATTCGACATCGTTGGCGAACGCCGCCAAACCAACTTCCGCAAACTGGGCGATGATGTGATTGAAGAATCGTTCGAGATTACCATTCGCAACCACAAGGACGAAGCCGTGGAAGTGCGGGTTGTTGAACACATGTTCCGCTGGAGCGAGTGGGAAATTACACGCGAAAGCGCCGAGCACACCAAACTCGACCAGGGGACGGTTGAATGGCGTGTGAATGTGCCGGCGAACGGCGAAGCAACCGTCACGTACACCGTGCGCTACGAATTCTAA
- a CDS encoding cytochrome P450 produces the protein MSRLAVRPARAVARTRPPLVPGVPLLGNLPAFARDVLGFCVQHYQTYGPVYRIRLLNREYWVLAGLEANQFLARDGDRCLSSRSLWKMGAELGAPEYFLLAQDGAWHRQLRKAHAPGYKREVYERQIPQMVALTQAHIRERWLPGTSIPVVDEVQRIACEQVGHAVLGHSSKEIFEDVRLVFAMAIRTSSIPLVPSIFTKWPPYVRAKRRVWAYMRRLIAVERERLARGEPLPSRFAAHVLAFRDENGRPIPESALAKSFAGVFFSSLDTLASTLSFMLYAAFKHPHILERVREDVEKLFAMPLDAIDRHTLKACSALYGLALETMRMYPVVPVTPRIVVEPFEIEGVDIPAGVEVMFATGVTHMLPEFFPNPEVFDIDRYTPERAEHRRPGVFTPFSLGTHTCLGAGFAELQLMMTFATILHTAELALDPPDFTASVKPLPLPNPGKDFRLRVLRLRDG, from the coding sequence ATGTCACGTTTGGCGGTTCGTCCTGCGCGGGCTGTGGCACGTACACGTCCCCCGCTTGTCCCTGGGGTGCCCCTCTTGGGGAATTTGCCGGCATTCGCACGCGATGTGCTGGGGTTCTGTGTGCAGCACTACCAGACCTATGGTCCCGTGTATCGCATTCGGTTGTTGAATCGGGAGTATTGGGTGTTGGCTGGGTTGGAAGCCAATCAGTTTTTGGCGCGTGACGGCGACCGGTGTTTGAGCAGTCGCAGTTTATGGAAGATGGGGGCTGAATTGGGCGCGCCGGAATACTTTTTGCTGGCGCAAGATGGGGCATGGCATCGGCAATTGCGGAAAGCCCATGCACCGGGGTACAAGCGCGAGGTGTACGAAAGACAAATTCCGCAGATGGTGGCGCTCACGCAGGCGCATATTCGCGAGCGGTGGCTACCTGGAACGAGTATCCCCGTGGTGGATGAGGTGCAACGGATTGCGTGTGAGCAGGTTGGGCACGCTGTGCTGGGGCATTCTTCCAAAGAAATTTTTGAAGATGTGCGTCTGGTCTTCGCTATGGCAATTCGCACCTCTTCTATCCCGTTGGTGCCCTCCATTTTCACCAAATGGCCGCCGTATGTGCGAGCCAAGCGGCGCGTCTGGGCTTACATGCGCCGCTTGATAGCGGTTGAACGCGAGCGATTGGCGCGTGGCGAGCCGTTGCCATCACGCTTTGCAGCGCATGTGCTGGCTTTTCGTGATGAGAATGGGCGTCCTATTCCAGAGTCGGCGTTGGCGAAATCATTTGCGGGGGTCTTCTTTTCCAGCCTCGACACTTTGGCGAGCACGCTCAGTTTTATGTTGTATGCCGCGTTCAAGCATCCGCACATTCTGGAACGTGTCCGCGAAGATGTCGAGAAATTGTTTGCGATGCCGCTGGACGCGATTGACCGCCATACGCTCAAAGCATGCTCGGCGCTGTATGGGCTCGCCTTGGAAACGATGCGCATGTATCCCGTGGTGCCGGTGACGCCGCGCATTGTGGTTGAACCGTTTGAAATCGAAGGCGTTGACATTCCCGCCGGCGTTGAAGTGATGTTTGCGACGGGCGTCACGCACATGCTCCCCGAATTTTTCCCCAACCCTGAGGTGTTCGACATTGACCGCTATACGCCGGAGCGCGCCGAGCACCGCCGTCCTGGGGTGTTTACACCGTTCTCACTGGGGACGCACACCTGCCTGGGGGCGGGGTTTGCGGAATTGCAGCTGATGATGACGTTCGCGACCATTCTGCACACGGCTGAGCTGGCACTGGACCCACCGGATTTTACCGCCAGCGTGAAGCCGCTACCGTTGCCCAACCCAGGCAAAGATTTTCGCTTGCGGGTGTTGCGTCTTCGCGATGGATAA